The DNA sequence GCCCGAGCTTGTCAGGACACGACACGGGGGTCACTTTGGCTTCAATTCAGAGGTGATGACATCTTTATTTCTGGCAGGCAACTCACAGCGTACTTCACACATACCATCTCGCAACACCAAATCACCCCAATACTGTATCACACCATAAAAATCTGAAGACAATCGATAAGAATAAAACCGACAAAATGGTATATTTCATTCCATGTCTTGTTGCGACATAAGAGTAAAAGCTAATGATGGTGAACAGTCCGCCCTTTTCAACCTCCAGTCACTCCTCCTTGTAATCCTCCTCCTAATCTGGTACTTTCACCCCTCACTTTCACCGTCCTATAGGATTCTCATACTAACTCACGACAAAGCACATGCGCCCACGTCCACCAAATCttccccgccatcctcgacagAAACAAGACCGGCCTTATGGGTGTCTTTTGGAAGTCAGCCAGGATCGGTGAGAGACTGAGCCCGTACATGAGTTTGTGGTGTCTCTTCATGGCTGTGAGTCAAAATCGTGCTCTTTTACAGTTATGGCGTGTGCTAATGAGGAACAGGgctccatcttcctcagctCTTAAACTAGCTTTGATGGGAGGGAATCAGATTGGTGGTTTAGGTATATAATAATTGCCTTTGGT is a window from the Podospora pseudocomata strain CBS 415.72m chromosome 6, whole genome shotgun sequence genome containing:
- a CDS encoding hypothetical protein (COG:S; EggNog:ENOG503P75A), with translation MSALFNLQSLLLVILLLICTCAHVHQIFPAILDRNKTGLMGVFWKSARIGERLSPYMSLWCLFMAGSIFLSS